A portion of the Bubalus kerabau isolate K-KA32 ecotype Philippines breed swamp buffalo chromosome 1, PCC_UOA_SB_1v2, whole genome shotgun sequence genome contains these proteins:
- the LOC129623091 gene encoding olfactory receptor 7D4-like: protein METENQTVISKFILLGLSDDVDLQPLLVGLFLSMYLVCVTGNLLIILAIISESNLHTPMYFFLSNLSFTDICFTSTIVPKMLVNIQKQNKGITYEGCLTQMYFFMTFAGLDNLLLTVMAYDRFVAICHPLHYTVIMNPHLCGLLLLLSWLICLTYSLLQSLMVLRVSFCKETEIPHFFCELAQILKLACSDTLVNDIVLYFVTGLLGIIPLTGILFSYSRIIFSIMGMSSSGGKYKAFSTCGSHLSVVSLFYGAGLGVYLTSGTAHPSRKGSIASVMYTIVTPMLNPFIYSLRNRDMKGALRRLFTRGTYSQ from the coding sequence ATggaaacagagaatcagacagtTATTTCAAAATTCATCCTTCTGGGGCTCTCGGATGATGTGGACCTTCAGCCCCTCCTCGTTGGACTGTTCCTGTCCATGTACCTAGTCTGTGTTACAGGGAACCTGCTCATCATCCTGGCCATCATCTCTGAGTCcaacctccacacccccatgtacttcttcctctccaacctgtcCTTCACTGACATCTGTTTCACCTCCACCATAGTCCCCAAGATGTTAGTGAATATCCAGAAGCAGAACAAAGGCATCACGTATGAAGGATGCCTTACCCAGATGTATTTTTTCATGACCTTTGCTGGGCTGGATAATTTGCTACTGacagtgatggcctatgaccggttCGTGGCCATCTGTCACCCCCTGCACTACACAGTCATCATGAACCCTCACCTTTGTGGTCTCCTGCTTCTGCTTTCTTGGCTGATCTGCCTGACATATTCTTTGTTGCAAAGTTTGATGGTTTTGAGGGTATCTTTCTGCAAAGAGACAGAAATCCCCCACTTCTTCtgtgaacttgctcaaattctCAAGCTTGCCTGCTCTGACACCCTTGTCAATGACATTGTGCTGTATTTTGTAACTGGCTTGCTGGGTATTATTCCCCTGACTGGGATCCTTTTCTCTTATTCTAGAATTATCTTCTCCATAATGGGCATGTCATCTTCTGGGGGGAAGTATAAAGCCTTTTCCACCTGTGGGTCTCACCTCTCAGTTGTCTCCTTGTTCTATGGCGCAGGCCTTGGGGTCTACCTCACTTCAGGAACAGCCCATCCCTCCAGAAAGGGTTCAATAGCCTCGGTGATGTACACAATAGTcacccccatgctgaaccccttcatctacagTCTGAGGAACAGGGACATGAAGGGGGCTCTAAGGAGACTTTTCACTAGAGGAACATACTCTCAGTGA